The following proteins are encoded in a genomic region of Rhizobium sp. ZPR4:
- a CDS encoding ABC transporter permease, with protein sequence MAANTTEGPTVAPRRKMNILFSLTLILLLLALWIVLGFWTDKFWTPLNITNLMRQGSMTAILALGQTFVIITAGIDLSVGAIVGFCTVIIAWLLQAGFPVWAAILITLLFGVLIGAFHGFGIVRMGLPPFIITLATLTSLRGIGLLITNGSTINIVNDDFTNFAVSDFLGIPSLFWMVILVAIPAVIFLHLSRWGRYLFAVGSNREAARLSGVNVNWMIYLAYILSGTCAAFVGVLLASRIAIGNATQADGWELQAIASSVIGGTSLFGAVGTVYGPLIGAFILATINNGANLLNLNSFWQRIITGVLIIVIVYFDQLRRRRA encoded by the coding sequence ATGGCCGCGAATACGACAGAAGGCCCGACCGTAGCGCCGCGGCGCAAGATGAATATCCTCTTCAGCTTGACGCTGATCCTGCTGCTGCTGGCGCTCTGGATTGTTCTTGGCTTCTGGACCGACAAATTCTGGACGCCGCTCAACATCACCAATCTGATGCGCCAGGGCTCAATGACGGCCATTCTTGCGCTCGGCCAGACCTTCGTCATCATCACGGCGGGCATCGATCTTTCCGTCGGAGCGATTGTTGGCTTCTGCACCGTCATCATCGCCTGGCTGCTGCAGGCCGGATTTCCGGTCTGGGCCGCAATCCTCATCACCTTGCTGTTCGGGGTCTTGATCGGCGCGTTCCATGGCTTCGGCATCGTGCGCATGGGCTTGCCGCCCTTCATCATCACGCTCGCGACACTGACATCGCTTCGCGGTATCGGTCTTCTCATCACCAACGGCTCCACGATCAACATCGTCAATGATGATTTCACCAATTTCGCCGTCTCGGATTTCTTGGGGATCCCGAGCCTGTTCTGGATGGTGATCCTGGTGGCGATCCCGGCTGTTATCTTCCTGCATCTGAGCCGCTGGGGGCGCTATCTCTTCGCTGTCGGCTCAAACCGCGAGGCAGCCCGGCTTTCCGGCGTCAACGTCAACTGGATGATCTATCTCGCTTATATCCTGTCGGGAACCTGCGCCGCCTTCGTCGGCGTTCTCCTGGCCTCGCGCATCGCCATCGGCAATGCCACCCAGGCCGATGGCTGGGAGCTGCAGGCGATCGCCTCGTCGGTCATCGGCGGAACCAGCCTCTTCGGCGCAGTCGGTACGGTTTATGGCCCGCTGATCGGCGCTTTCATCCTGGCGACCATCAACAACGGCGCCAACCTGTTAAATCTCAATTCCTTCTGGCAGCGCATCATCACCGGCGTCCTGATCATCGTCATCGTCTATTTCGATCAGTTACGCCGCCGCCGGGCCTAG
- a CDS encoding sugar ABC transporter ATP-binding protein produces MTSLEEISHRHDDTVKTEANRIPAGSPILELKGLQKRYGFVEALKPATVTFLAGEIHAIVGENGAGKSTLIKLLTGVITRTSGEIFWCGHPVALATPNEAIARGINAVHQEVVLCPHLTVAANLFLGDEVNRFGLMRKKQMVAMAQTVLDDLGFGLPAGELLSSLTIGQQQLVATARAAMRGTQFLIFDEPTAYLTRQESAQLFKLIRRLQGEGVTIVYISHRMEEVFELADRVSVLRDGTHVGTRTIAETNEDELIKLMINRSIEQIYHKEEIPIGDTILEARGLSGPGFENVSLSVRAGEIVGLYGLIGAGRSEFALGLYGRQPLSAGEIYWQGRKVDIRNERDAMDLGIALAPESRRDQGLCLNLPIGLNINLPVFKRLSRGPIINNKGEAANADKQIRDLSIKTPSRRVLVSAMSGGNQQKVVIGKWLSHGAKLFIFDEPTVGVDVGTKAEIYRLFAKLLRAGAGIIVISSYLPEVYELADRLHVFRHGQLVASHDFHAATHEEVLGEAIGV; encoded by the coding sequence ATGACGAGCCTTGAAGAAATCAGCCATCGGCACGACGACACCGTCAAGACGGAAGCAAACCGCATTCCGGCCGGCTCGCCCATCCTTGAGCTTAAAGGTCTGCAGAAGCGATATGGCTTCGTCGAGGCGCTGAAGCCGGCGACCGTCACGTTTCTGGCCGGCGAGATCCATGCGATCGTCGGCGAGAACGGCGCGGGCAAATCGACCCTCATCAAGCTCCTCACTGGGGTTATTACAAGGACATCAGGCGAAATCTTCTGGTGCGGTCATCCCGTGGCGCTCGCAACGCCGAATGAGGCGATCGCCCGCGGCATCAATGCCGTGCATCAGGAAGTGGTGCTCTGCCCGCATCTGACGGTCGCGGCCAATCTTTTCCTTGGCGATGAAGTCAACCGCTTCGGCCTGATGCGCAAGAAGCAGATGGTGGCGATGGCACAGACCGTGCTCGACGATCTCGGCTTCGGACTACCGGCCGGTGAGCTCCTGAGCTCCCTTACCATCGGCCAGCAGCAGCTGGTCGCAACCGCCAGAGCCGCGATGCGCGGCACGCAATTTCTGATTTTCGACGAGCCGACTGCCTATCTCACCCGCCAGGAATCGGCGCAACTGTTCAAGCTGATCCGTCGCTTGCAGGGCGAGGGCGTGACGATCGTCTATATCAGCCATCGCATGGAAGAGGTGTTCGAACTGGCCGACCGGGTCTCCGTCTTACGTGACGGCACGCATGTCGGCACCCGCACGATCGCCGAAACCAACGAGGACGAGTTGATCAAGCTGATGATCAATCGCTCCATCGAGCAGATTTACCACAAGGAGGAGATACCGATCGGCGACACCATCCTCGAGGCGCGCGGCCTTTCCGGCCCCGGCTTCGAGAATGTTTCGCTCAGCGTTCGTGCCGGCGAGATCGTCGGCCTTTACGGGTTGATCGGTGCCGGCCGCAGCGAGTTCGCGCTTGGTCTCTACGGACGCCAGCCACTTTCGGCCGGAGAGATCTACTGGCAGGGGCGCAAGGTCGACATCCGCAACGAGCGTGATGCGATGGATCTCGGCATTGCGCTGGCGCCCGAAAGCCGGCGCGATCAGGGGCTCTGCCTCAATCTGCCGATCGGGCTGAACATCAATCTGCCCGTTTTCAAGCGGCTAAGCCGCGGCCCGATCATCAACAATAAGGGCGAAGCTGCCAATGCCGACAAGCAGATTCGCGATCTCAGCATCAAGACGCCGAGCCGGCGGGTTCTGGTCTCCGCCATGTCGGGCGGCAATCAGCAGAAGGTGGTCATCGGCAAATGGCTAAGCCATGGCGCCAAGCTCTTCATCTTCGACGAGCCGACCGTCGGCGTCGACGTCGGGACGAAGGCCGAGATTTATAGACTGTTTGCCAAGCTGCTGCGCGCCGGCGCCGGCATTATCGTCATCTCCTCCTATCTGCCTGAGGTCTACGAGCTTGCCGACCGCCTGCACGTTTTCCGCCACGGCCAGCTGGTCGCCAGCCATGATTTCCATGCGGCAACGCACGAGGAAGTCCTTGGCGAGGCAATCGGCGTTTGA